From a single Actinomycetota bacterium genomic region:
- a CDS encoding polysaccharide deacetylase family protein, whose amino-acid sequence MSLPATGSSMVSTKEDTVTDSSAENKQPGRETIEETTSTLKPGEPSIVITNGRTNPECMKMALTFDSGWEYENAEQLLDILDEFGIKATFFTRGLWAKDHPEIALDIVSRGHDLENHSLTHGHMNEMSDEEIRNEISETTRIIKDITGFDADLFRPPYGEYNERVLTILNEEGYRYTVMWTVDSHDWAKELNGTVITKDYVIGRVLENASDGGIVLMHVGGHETVNALPEIINGLMAKGYLLVRVKEML is encoded by the coding sequence ATGTCTTTACCGGCTACCGGCTCTTCAATGGTTTCAACAAAAGAAGATACAGTTACTGACAGCAGTGCTGAGAATAAGCAGCCAGGCAGGGAGACCATTGAAGAAACAACTTCTACATTAAAGCCCGGGGAACCGTCGATAGTTATAACAAATGGCAGAACAAATCCGGAATGCATGAAGATGGCGCTTACTTTTGATTCAGGATGGGAATATGAAAATGCAGAACAGCTTCTGGACATTCTTGACGAATTCGGTATAAAAGCTACCTTTTTCACACGAGGGCTTTGGGCAAAAGACCATCCTGAAATCGCTTTAGATATTGTAAGCAGGGGCCATGATCTGGAAAATCATTCTCTTACTCATGGCCATATGAATGAAATGAGTGATGAAGAAATCAGAAATGAAATTTCAGAAACAACACGAATAATAAAAGATATTACGGGATTTGATGCTGATTTATTCCGTCCCCCATACGGTGAATATAATGAGAGGGTATTGACGATACTAAATGAGGAAGGGTACCGATACACAGTAATGTGGACTGTTGACAGCCATGACTGGGCAAAAGAACTTAATGGAACGGTGATAACCAAAGACTATGTGATCGGAAGAGTGCTGGAAAATGCATCTGACGGAGGAATAGTGCTTATGCATGTAGGAGGCCATGAGACGGTCAATGCTCTTCCGGAAATCATTAACGGACTAATGGCCAAGGGTTATTTGCTTGTAAGAGTCAAAGAAATGCTTTAG